In Methylotenera mobilis JLW8, the following are encoded in one genomic region:
- the glmM gene encoding phosphoglucosamine mutase, producing MSKKYFGTDGIRGRVGDALITPEFVMRLGYAAGRVLTSIDSHLAKGAHPAVLIGKDTRISGYMLEAALEAGLSAAGVDVLLTGPMPTPGVAYLTRALRAQAGIVISASHNPYYDNGIKFFSSLGTKLPDDVEHAIEAALDEPMQVMESAKLGKARRIDDAAGRYVEFCKSTFPNHLDLRGLKIVLDCAHGATYHVAPPVFHELGAEIVVIGNHPDGLNINEQVGSTHPQALQNAVVEHQADLGVAFDGDGDRVMMVDHSGRLLDGDQLLYIIAAARQQAGALQGGVVGTLMTNLALEHKLAAMSIPFARAKVGDRYVLELLNQNNWQLGGENSGHILTLDKHSSGDGIIAALQVLHAVIQSGKTLSELGADLTLYPQVLINVTTKQKVDLNNSLIKAAVQQAEAELKDSGRVLLRASGTEPKIRVMVEGENQSQVSTLAQSIADVVQRVAA from the coding sequence ATGAGTAAAAAATACTTTGGTACCGATGGGATTCGTGGTCGCGTAGGGGATGCCCTGATTACCCCAGAATTTGTGATGCGTTTAGGTTATGCGGCTGGCCGCGTGTTGACCAGTATTGATAGCCACTTAGCAAAAGGTGCACACCCTGCCGTGTTGATTGGTAAAGATACACGTATTTCTGGCTATATGCTGGAAGCAGCACTAGAGGCTGGTTTGTCCGCTGCTGGTGTAGATGTGTTACTAACAGGCCCGATGCCCACACCAGGGGTGGCGTATTTGACCCGCGCATTGCGTGCGCAGGCAGGTATAGTAATTTCTGCATCACATAATCCTTATTACGATAACGGGATTAAGTTCTTTTCAAGTCTAGGTACCAAGTTACCGGATGATGTTGAGCATGCCATTGAAGCGGCATTGGATGAGCCTATGCAGGTGATGGAGTCTGCCAAATTAGGTAAAGCGCGTCGTATTGATGATGCAGCAGGGCGTTATGTAGAGTTCTGTAAAAGCACTTTCCCCAATCATTTAGATTTGCGCGGTTTGAAAATTGTATTGGATTGCGCACATGGCGCTACCTATCATGTGGCACCGCCAGTGTTTCATGAGTTAGGCGCAGAGATTGTGGTAATCGGTAATCATCCAGATGGTTTGAATATCAACGAACAAGTTGGCTCCACCCATCCACAGGCCTTACAAAATGCGGTGGTTGAGCATCAGGCTGACCTAGGCGTTGCTTTTGATGGAGATGGTGACCGTGTGATGATGGTTGATCATAGCGGCCGCTTGTTGGATGGTGACCAGCTACTTTATATCATTGCGGCGGCACGCCAACAGGCCGGTGCATTGCAAGGCGGTGTAGTGGGTACGCTGATGACCAATCTTGCGTTGGAACATAAGCTTGCGGCGATGAGTATTCCTTTTGCTCGCGCCAAGGTGGGCGATCGTTATGTACTTGAATTGCTGAATCAAAACAATTGGCAATTAGGCGGAGAAAATTCAGGCCATATTTTAACGCTAGATAAACACAGTAGCGGTGACGGTATTATTGCTGCGCTGCAAGTGCTACATGCAGTGATTCAAAGTGGTAAAACTTTAAGTGAGCTGGGGGCAGACCTGACGCTTTACCCGCAGGTGTTGATTAATGTCACCACCAAGCAAAAGGTGGATTTGAATAACAGCTTGATTAAAGCCGCGGTGCAGCAAGCAGAAGCCGAGCTGAAAGATTCAGGACGTGTGCTGCTCAGAGCCTCTGGTACCGAGCCAAAAATTCGCGTGATGGTGGAAGGCGAAAATCAATCTCAAGTAAGCACATTGGCACAAAGTATTGCCGATGTAGTGCAGCGGGTAGCAGCTTAA
- the folP gene encoding dihydropteroate synthase encodes MQTQYQFNCGKYQLNLNRPHVMGIVNVTPDSFSDGGKYTSIDLAVAHGLELIAEGADILDIGGESTRPGAEPVNLDDELKRVIPVIEALRAVSTVPLSIDTYKPEVMRQAIAAGIDIVNDIRALQEERAVEIVADSNVGVCLMHMQGMPQTMQFAPSYQDVVAEVRQFLVERLQVVTSAGIAQERIVLDPGFGFGKTTAHNIALIQHLGEIGELGPLLVGLSRKAVLGKIAGGDEQQRLHAGLAASVISAMKGAKIVRVHDVKATVDALKVVTAVLPA; translated from the coding sequence ATGCAAACTCAATATCAATTTAACTGCGGTAAATACCAGCTGAATTTAAATCGCCCACACGTGATGGGCATCGTTAATGTGACACCGGACTCATTTTCGGATGGCGGCAAGTACACCAGTATAGATCTGGCCGTGGCGCATGGTTTAGAGTTGATTGCAGAGGGGGCTGATATTTTAGATATCGGTGGCGAATCTACCAGGCCAGGTGCCGAGCCAGTGAATCTGGATGATGAGTTAAAGCGCGTGATTCCTGTGATTGAGGCTTTGCGTGCAGTATCTACGGTGCCGCTTTCTATCGACACTTATAAGCCAGAAGTCATGCGCCAAGCGATTGCCGCTGGTATTGATATCGTGAATGATATACGTGCCTTGCAAGAAGAGCGTGCCGTTGAAATCGTTGCAGACAGTAACGTAGGTGTGTGCTTGATGCATATGCAGGGTATGCCGCAAACGATGCAATTCGCGCCTAGCTATCAGGATGTGGTCGCCGAGGTTAGGCAGTTTTTGGTTGAGCGTTTGCAGGTAGTAACATCGGCTGGCATCGCACAAGAGCGCATTGTGCTAGACCCTGGTTTTGGCTTTGGCAAAACAACAGCACATAATATTGCGTTGATACAGCATTTGGGCGAAATTGGTGAGCTAGGGCCTTTGTTGGTTGGGCTATCGCGCAAAGCAGTATTGGGAAAAATCGCTGGTGGTGATGAGCAACAACGCTTGCATGCAGGATTGGCCGCGTCGGTCATATCAGCCATGAAAGGTGCAAAAATTGTGCGTGTGCATGACGTGAAAGCCACAGTAGATGCGCTAAAAGTAGTGACGGCCGTGCTGCCAGCTTAG
- the ftsH gene encoding ATP-dependent zinc metalloprotease FtsH: MNNVFKNVAIWIAIGMILVAVFNLSGVKGNADNQIVYSQFIQDVKSGRIAKVQIDGRVLHGTTQDGKKFNTYAPSDPWLVSDLLKYNVAVESKPEEEQSLLMSIFVSWFPMILLIGVWIFFMRQMQGGGKGGGPFSFGKSKARQLDEGNNHTTFADVAGCDEAKEEVSELVEFLRDPSKFQKLGGRIPRGVLMVGPPGTGKTLLARAIAGEAKVPFFTISGSDFVEMFVGVGASRVRDMFENAKKNSPCIIFIDEIDAVGRSRGAGTGGGNDEREQTLNQMLVEMDGFEANSGVIVIAATNRADVLDKALLRPGRFDRQVMVGLPDIKGREQILLVHMRKVPIDPDVKADILARGTPGFSGADLANLVNESALFAARRNKRTVDMQDFEDAKDKIFMGPERKSMVMREDERRNTAYHESGHAVVAKLLPKADPVHKVTIMPRGWALGLTWQLPEFDRISNYKDKMLEEISILFGGRIAEEIFMNQMSTGASNDFERATKLARDMVTRYGMSDALGTMVYSGNEQDSFFGSMSSKTVSEATQQKVDAEIRRILDEQYAIARKLLEDNRDKVEAMTAALLEYETIDAEQINDIMAGKPVREPKPRQAKVPPASGSSSSGSSPATAGEPQHSANT; the protein is encoded by the coding sequence TTGAACAACGTGTTTAAGAATGTCGCTATTTGGATAGCAATCGGCATGATACTGGTGGCGGTGTTTAACCTGTCTGGTGTGAAGGGTAACGCGGACAACCAAATCGTATATTCACAATTTATTCAAGACGTTAAAAGCGGTCGTATTGCCAAAGTGCAGATAGATGGCCGCGTGTTGCACGGCACTACGCAAGATGGTAAAAAATTCAATACTTACGCACCTTCCGATCCGTGGTTAGTGTCAGATCTACTTAAATACAATGTAGCAGTAGAGTCTAAACCAGAAGAAGAGCAGTCATTGCTCATGAGTATTTTTGTTTCATGGTTCCCGATGATTCTGCTGATTGGCGTTTGGATATTCTTTATGCGCCAAATGCAAGGTGGCGGCAAAGGCGGTGGCCCATTCTCGTTTGGTAAAAGCAAGGCGCGTCAGTTAGATGAAGGTAACAACCACACTACTTTTGCTGATGTAGCCGGTTGCGATGAGGCTAAAGAAGAAGTATCTGAATTAGTAGAATTTTTGCGTGACCCATCTAAGTTCCAGAAACTAGGTGGCCGTATCCCGCGTGGTGTATTGATGGTGGGTCCTCCTGGTACTGGTAAGACCTTGTTGGCACGTGCGATTGCAGGTGAGGCTAAGGTGCCATTCTTTACAATTTCAGGCTCCGACTTCGTAGAGATGTTTGTGGGTGTGGGTGCATCACGTGTGCGTGATATGTTCGAAAACGCGAAGAAAAACTCACCTTGCATTATTTTTATCGATGAAATCGACGCAGTAGGCCGTAGCCGTGGCGCGGGTACTGGCGGTGGTAACGATGAGCGCGAACAAACACTTAACCAAATGTTGGTGGAAATGGATGGCTTTGAGGCTAATTCAGGCGTGATTGTGATTGCCGCTACTAACCGTGCGGATGTGTTGGATAAAGCCTTATTACGTCCAGGCCGTTTTGACCGTCAAGTGATGGTGGGCTTGCCTGATATTAAAGGTCGTGAGCAGATTTTGCTGGTGCATATGCGCAAAGTGCCGATTGATCCAGATGTGAAAGCGGATATTTTGGCACGTGGTACGCCAGGCTTCAGTGGTGCCGATTTAGCCAACTTGGTGAATGAGTCTGCACTGTTCGCAGCGCGTCGTAATAAGCGCACGGTGGACATGCAGGATTTTGAAGATGCTAAAGATAAAATTTTCATGGGTCCTGAGCGTAAATCTATGGTGATGCGTGAAGATGAGCGTCGCAATACCGCTTACCATGAATCTGGTCATGCTGTGGTAGCTAAGCTGTTACCTAAGGCGGATCCTGTGCATAAAGTGACCATTATGCCGCGTGGTTGGGCGCTGGGTTTAACATGGCAGTTGCCTGAGTTTGACCGCATTAGTAACTATAAAGACAAAATGCTGGAAGAGATTTCTATCTTATTCGGCGGCCGTATCGCTGAAGAAATCTTCATGAATCAAATGTCGACAGGTGCTTCAAATGACTTTGAGCGTGCGACCAAGCTGGCGCGCGATATGGTGACGCGTTATGGTATGAGTGATGCGCTGGGTACTATGGTGTACAGTGGTAATGAGCAGGATTCATTTTTCGGCAGCATGAGCTCTAAAACTGTTTCGGAAGCGACACAGCAGAAGGTAGATGCTGAGATTCGCCGCATCTTAGATGAGCAGTACGCTATTGCACGTAAGTTGCTAGAAGATAACCGCGACAAAGTTGAGGCAATGACAGCTGCTTTACTTGAGTACGAAACCATTGATGCTGAGCAGATTAATGACATCATGGCTGGTAAGCCTGTGCGTGAGCCTAAGCCTAGACAAGCCAAGGTGCCTCCAGCGTCTGGCTCATCAAGCTCAGGCTCAAGTCCGGCAACAGCTGGCGAGCCACAGCACTCTGCCAATACTTAA
- the rlmE gene encoding 23S rRNA (uridine(2552)-2'-O)-methyltransferase RlmE — translation MKPSRTSKAWMQEHLNDPYVKLAQKDGYRARAAYKLMEIDDKDKIIKPGMTVVDLGSAPGSWSQVTVQRLKGQGKVIALDILEMTPISGVTFIQGDFREDAVLKLLEQTLNNLQVDLVIADMAPNISGVKDVDQAGAAYLTELALEFSKDWLKPNGNFLVKVFIGAGFEEILQSMRQMFTKVVTRKPKASRDRSSEVYLLGIGRKE, via the coding sequence ATGAAACCTTCACGCACTAGTAAAGCTTGGATGCAAGAGCATTTAAATGACCCTTACGTAAAACTCGCACAAAAAGATGGCTATCGTGCACGTGCCGCCTATAAGTTAATGGAAATTGACGATAAAGATAAAATCATCAAACCGGGGATGACAGTCGTGGATTTGGGCTCGGCACCCGGTAGCTGGTCACAAGTGACGGTACAGCGTTTAAAGGGGCAAGGTAAAGTAATCGCGTTGGATATTCTAGAGATGACCCCGATTAGTGGTGTTACTTTTATTCAGGGCGATTTTCGAGAGGATGCTGTCCTAAAATTATTAGAACAAACCTTAAATAATCTGCAAGTAGACCTTGTAATTGCAGATATGGCCCCCAATATCAGTGGGGTAAAAGATGTAGACCAAGCGGGTGCCGCTTATTTAACTGAACTGGCACTGGAATTTAGTAAAGATTGGTTGAAACCAAACGGCAACTTTTTGGTCAAGGTTTTTATCGGGGCTGGCTTCGAAGAGATTTTGCAGTCTATGCGCCAAATGTTTACCAAGGTAGTGACACGTAAGCCTAAGGCATCACGTGATAGAAGCAGTGAAGTTTATTTGCTAGGGATAGGTCGTAAAGAATAG
- the yhbY gene encoding ribosome assembly RNA-binding protein YhbY has protein sequence MKLSTKQIAHLRGLAHSLNPVVMIGNNGLTENVVKEIELNLNVHELIKVQVAGDDRVARKAIFDEICKLTNAVAVHHIGKQLVFYRASSTVKESAKVVIPKL, from the coding sequence ATGAAACTAAGTACTAAACAAATCGCACACCTACGAGGCCTTGCTCATAGCTTAAACCCTGTTGTCATGATAGGCAACAATGGTTTAACGGAAAATGTAGTTAAAGAAATCGAGCTTAATTTAAACGTCCATGAACTGATTAAAGTACAGGTAGCAGGTGATGACCGTGTGGCTCGCAAAGCCATATTTGATGAAATCTGCAAACTGACTAATGCTGTTGCAGTACATCACATCGGTAAACAGCTGGTATTCTACAGGGCGAGTAGCACTGTAAAAGAAAGTGCCAAAGTCGTTATTCCTAAGCTTTAA
- a CDS encoding DUF4149 domain-containing protein → MTVASRLSLILIALWAGALWSTGVSAYVLFDALQDKQLAGSLAGKLFNVVTYIGFASAFYLLTHRLAQFGTAALKQAFFWAVFVMLLLVLAGHFGIQPILEGLKSQAFPADVMQSVFADRFRNWHGVASLAYVFECALAIVMVLKAR, encoded by the coding sequence ATGACAGTGGCTTCCCGACTATCTTTGATTCTGATTGCGTTATGGGCTGGTGCATTGTGGAGCACAGGTGTGAGTGCTTATGTGCTGTTCGATGCGCTGCAAGATAAACAGTTGGCGGGTAGCCTCGCTGGTAAGTTGTTTAACGTTGTCACTTACATAGGTTTTGCTAGTGCATTTTATTTGTTAACTCATCGCTTAGCACAGTTTGGTACCGCTGCTTTGAAGCAGGCATTTTTTTGGGCGGTGTTTGTGATGTTGTTGCTGGTGCTGGCTGGGCATTTTGGCATACAGCCAATTTTAGAGGGTCTGAAGTCACAAGCTTTCCCGGCGGATGTGATGCAAAGCGTATTTGCAGACAGATTTAGAAACTGGCACGGTGTTGCCAGTTTAGCGTATGTGTTTGAATGCGCACTTGCTATAGTAATGGTGTTGAAGGCGCGTTAG
- the greA gene encoding transcription elongation factor GreA encodes MALSQFPVTVRGAELLKEELQRLRGVDRPNIIQAIAEARAQGDLSENAEYESAKERQSFIEGRIAELEAKLSNLQIIDPQTLNAEGRVVFGATVNIEDLDSGDNKTYQIVGEDEADIKNGKISVSSPIARGLIGKSAGDIAEVSAPGGVREYEVLDVLYI; translated from the coding sequence ATGGCATTAAGTCAATTTCCAGTAACCGTGCGCGGTGCAGAATTGTTAAAAGAGGAATTACAGCGCTTACGCGGTGTGGATCGTCCTAATATTATTCAGGCGATTGCTGAGGCACGTGCGCAAGGTGACTTGTCTGAAAATGCAGAGTACGAGTCAGCAAAAGAGCGACAAAGCTTTATTGAAGGCCGCATTGCGGAGTTGGAAGCAAAGTTGTCTAATCTACAAATTATTGATCCGCAAACCTTGAATGCAGAAGGTCGTGTAGTGTTTGGCGCTACCGTAAATATTGAAGATTTGGATTCAGGTGACAATAAAACTTACCAAATCGTGGGGGAAGATGAAGCCGATATTAAAAATGGCAAGATTTCTGTCAGCTCACCAATCGCACGTGGTTTGATTGGTAAATCTGCTGGTGATATCGCTGAGGTTTCAGCACCAGGTGGCGTCAGAGAGTATGAAGTTCTAGATGTGCTTTATATCTAA
- the carB gene encoding carbamoyl-phosphate synthase large subunit, producing MAKRTDIKSILIIGAGPIVIGQACEFDYSGAQACKALREEGYRVILVNSNPATIMTDPEMADATYIEPVTWQVVEKIIEKERPDALLPTMGGQTALNCALDLDKHGVLAKFNVELIGASKEAIDKAEDRQKFKEAMTKIGLGSARSAIAHSMEEALQVQASIGYPAIIRPSFTMGGSGGGIAYNREEFITICERGLDASPTNELLIEESLLGWKEYEMEVVRDSADNCIIICSIENLDPMGVHTGDSITVAPAQTLTDKEYQIMRNASLAVLREIGVDTGGSNVQFAINPDDGRMIVIEMNPRVSRSSALASKATGFPIAKVAAKLAVGFTLDDLRNEITGGATPASFEPSIDYVVTKIPRFAFEKFPQADSRLTTQMKSVGEVMAMGRTFQESFQKALRGLEVGVDGLDEKTTDLDTITKEMGVPGPERIWYVGDAFRMGLSVDEVFNISKIDPWFLVQIKDIIDREQALKGKHIADLDKAALLQLKRRGFSDRRLAKLLDTDQHAVRAYRQALSVRPVYKRVDTCAAEFATNTAYMYSTYEEECESKPTDKKKIMVLGGGPNRIGQGIEFDYCCVHAAFAMREDGYETIMVNCNPETVSTDYDTSDRLYFEPVTLEDVLEIVALEKPVGVIVQYGGQTPLKLARDLEKAGVPIIGTTPDAIDMAEDRERFQKMLQELGLKQPPNRTARTPDEAIRLATEIGYPLVVRPSYVLGGRAMEIVQEQSQLERYMREAVKVSNESPVLLDRFLNDALEVDVDALSDGEEVIIGGIMEHVEQAGVHSGDSACSLPPYSLSAALQDELRVQTKQMAKALGVVGLMNVQFAIQGETVYVLEVNPRASRTVPFVSKACGLQLAKVAARCMAGQTLASQNVTREIIPPFYSVKEAVFPFIKFPGVDTILGPEMKSTGEVMGVGATFAEAFLKSQLGASTKLPEGGRAFISVRKEDYLKVVEIGQQLHQLGFELVATKGTAAALAEHGLKVQAVNKVAEGRPHIVDMIKNDDISFIVNVTEDKRAVADSYEIRRSALQNKVTYYTTIAGAKAACIGMAHMQEIQVESLQNLHKQLS from the coding sequence ATGGCAAAACGTACAGACATAAAATCAATTCTTATCATCGGTGCAGGTCCAATTGTAATTGGCCAGGCTTGTGAATTCGACTACTCAGGTGCACAGGCATGTAAGGCGCTGCGAGAAGAGGGTTACCGCGTTATCTTGGTGAACTCTAATCCTGCAACGATTATGACCGACCCGGAAATGGCCGATGCAACCTATATCGAGCCAGTCACCTGGCAAGTGGTTGAAAAGATTATTGAAAAAGAACGCCCAGATGCGTTGTTGCCAACGATGGGCGGCCAAACTGCGTTAAATTGCGCTTTAGATTTAGACAAACACGGTGTGCTTGCTAAATTTAACGTTGAGTTAATCGGTGCGTCTAAAGAAGCGATTGATAAAGCGGAAGATCGCCAAAAATTTAAAGAAGCCATGACCAAAATTGGTTTGGGTTCTGCGCGCTCAGCCATTGCGCACAGTATGGAAGAGGCCTTGCAAGTGCAAGCTAGCATTGGCTATCCAGCGATTATTCGTCCGTCATTCACCATGGGTGGTAGTGGTGGCGGTATTGCGTACAACCGCGAAGAGTTCATCACCATTTGTGAACGCGGTTTGGATGCGTCACCAACGAATGAATTGCTCATTGAAGAATCTCTGTTGGGCTGGAAAGAGTATGAGATGGAAGTGGTGCGCGACTCTGCGGACAACTGCATCATTATCTGCTCAATTGAAAACTTAGACCCGATGGGCGTACACACTGGCGACTCTATCACTGTAGCGCCAGCGCAAACTTTGACCGATAAAGAATACCAAATCATGCGTAACGCCTCATTGGCGGTATTGCGTGAAATCGGCGTGGATACCGGTGGTTCCAACGTGCAGTTTGCGATTAACCCAGATGATGGTCGTATGATTGTGATTGAGATGAACCCGCGCGTGTCACGTTCATCTGCACTAGCGTCTAAGGCAACAGGTTTCCCGATTGCTAAAGTGGCGGCTAAATTAGCGGTAGGCTTTACATTGGATGACCTGCGTAATGAAATTACCGGTGGCGCAACTCCAGCGTCATTCGAGCCAAGCATTGACTATGTTGTCACCAAGATTCCTCGCTTTGCTTTCGAGAAATTCCCGCAGGCAGATTCTCGTTTAACCACACAGATGAAATCTGTGGGCGAAGTAATGGCAATGGGCCGCACGTTCCAAGAGTCATTCCAAAAAGCATTGCGTGGTTTGGAAGTGGGCGTAGATGGCTTGGATGAAAAAACCACAGATTTAGACACGATTACCAAGGAAATGGGTGTACCTGGCCCTGAGCGTATTTGGTATGTGGGTGATGCATTCAGAATGGGCTTGAGTGTTGATGAAGTATTTAATATTTCCAAAATTGACCCATGGTTCCTGGTGCAGATCAAAGATATTATTGACCGTGAGCAAGCGCTAAAAGGCAAACATATTGCTGATTTAGATAAAGCAGCCTTATTGCAATTAAAACGTCGTGGTTTCTCTGACAGACGCCTAGCTAAATTGCTGGACACAGATCAGCACGCAGTGCGCGCGTATCGTCAGGCATTGAGCGTACGTCCGGTTTACAAGCGCGTAGATACTTGTGCGGCTGAGTTTGCGACCAACACAGCGTACATGTACTCCACTTATGAAGAAGAGTGCGAATCAAAGCCTACCGATAAAAAGAAAATCATGGTGTTGGGCGGTGGTCCTAACCGTATTGGTCAAGGTATTGAATTCGACTATTGCTGTGTACACGCGGCGTTTGCAATGCGTGAAGACGGCTATGAAACTATCATGGTGAACTGTAACCCTGAAACCGTTTCTACCGATTACGACACTTCAGATCGCTTGTACTTTGAGCCAGTGACATTGGAAGATGTATTAGAAATCGTAGCGCTGGAAAAACCAGTAGGCGTGATTGTGCAATATGGTGGTCAAACCCCATTAAAATTAGCACGTGACTTGGAAAAGGCGGGTGTGCCTATTATTGGTACTACCCCAGATGCGATTGACATGGCAGAAGACCGTGAACGCTTCCAGAAAATGTTGCAGGAATTAGGCTTGAAGCAACCGCCTAACCGTACTGCGCGTACCCCTGATGAAGCGATTCGCTTAGCTACAGAAATTGGTTACCCATTAGTGGTGCGTCCTAGCTATGTATTGGGTGGTCGTGCGATGGAAATCGTACAAGAGCAAAGCCAGCTTGAGCGCTATATGCGTGAAGCGGTTAAAGTTTCTAATGAGTCACCAGTATTGCTGGATCGTTTCTTGAATGATGCGTTGGAAGTGGACGTAGATGCGCTGTCTGACGGCGAAGAAGTGATTATCGGCGGCATCATGGAGCACGTGGAACAAGCTGGTGTACACTCAGGTGACTCAGCATGTTCATTGCCGCCTTATAGCTTATCAGCTGCGTTGCAAGATGAGTTGCGCGTGCAAACCAAACAAATGGCAAAAGCGCTAGGCGTCGTAGGTTTAATGAATGTGCAGTTCGCCATTCAGGGCGAAACGGTTTACGTGCTCGAAGTGAATCCACGTGCGTCACGTACTGTGCCTTTCGTATCTAAGGCTTGTGGTTTGCAATTGGCGAAAGTGGCAGCACGTTGTATGGCAGGGCAGACGCTTGCATCACAAAATGTGACACGCGAAATCATTCCACCATTCTACTCAGTGAAAGAGGCAGTATTCCCATTCATTAAATTCCCGGGTGTAGATACGATTCTTGGGCCTGAAATGAAATCAACCGGTGAGGTGATGGGCGTAGGTGCCACCTTTGCTGAAGCGTTCTTGAAGTCACAATTAGGAGCTTCTACCAAATTACCTGAAGGCGGTCGTGCATTTATCAGTGTACGTAAAGAAGACTACTTGAAAGTGGTTGAAATCGGACAGCAATTGCATCAACTCGGTTTCGAGTTGGTGGCAACTAAAGGCACTGCAGCTGCGCTAGCTGAGCATGGTTTGAAAGTGCAAGCTGTGAATAAAGTGGCTGAAGGCCGTCCGCATATCGTTGATATGATTAAGAATGATGATATTAGCTTTATTGTGAATGTGACTGAAGATAAGCGTGCAGTGGCTGACTCTTACGAGATTCGCCGTTCTGCATTGCAAAACAAAGTGACCTACTACACGACTATTGCTGGTGCTAAAGCGGCATGTATCGGTATGGCACACATGCAAGAGATACAAGTAGAGTCATTACAGAACTTGCATAAACAACTAAGCTAA
- the carA gene encoding glutamine-hydrolyzing carbamoyl-phosphate synthase small subunit, translating into MSQNLPAILVLADGTVFRGMSIGASGHAVAEVVFNTSMTGYQEILTDPSYTKQIVTLTYPHIGNYGVNNEDVESGKVYASGLVIRDLPLTHSNFRNTQSLSEYLVANNVVAIADIDTRKLTRILREKGAQTGVIVAGEADEATALSLATHAIAGFPGLAGMDLAKVVSCEKSYQFTEGEWALGQGFTQAPAEQFHVVAFDYGVKRNILRMLVSRGCKVTVLPAQATAKEALALNPDGVFLSNGPGDPEPCDYAISAIKTIVDKGIPTFGICLGHQLLALASGAKTLKMKFGHHGANHPVQDVETKRVYITSQNHGFAADVDTLPANVKVTHVSLFDGSLQGIARTDKPAFSFQGHPEASPGPTEMSYLFDKFIDLMRAQ; encoded by the coding sequence GTGTCACAAAACCTGCCCGCCATACTTGTACTAGCAGATGGAACCGTGTTTCGTGGCATGTCAATCGGAGCTTCTGGGCATGCTGTAGCTGAAGTCGTGTTTAACACTTCGATGACAGGCTACCAAGAGATATTGACAGACCCATCTTATACCAAACAAATTGTTACACTGACTTATCCGCACATCGGCAACTACGGTGTTAATAATGAAGACGTAGAGTCTGGCAAAGTGTATGCCAGCGGTTTGGTGATTAGGGATTTGCCGCTAACACATAGTAACTTTAGAAACACCCAATCTTTGTCTGAATACTTGGTCGCTAACAATGTAGTAGCGATTGCTGACATCGACACACGTAAACTCACAAGAATCCTGCGCGAAAAAGGCGCGCAAACTGGCGTTATCGTTGCTGGTGAAGCAGATGAGGCTACCGCGCTATCATTGGCAACTCATGCTATCGCTGGTTTCCCAGGTTTGGCTGGCATGGACTTAGCCAAAGTGGTGAGTTGTGAGAAGTCTTACCAGTTCACTGAAGGCGAGTGGGCATTGGGTCAAGGCTTCACGCAGGCGCCTGCAGAGCAATTCCATGTGGTTGCATTCGATTACGGTGTTAAACGTAATATCTTGCGTATGCTGGTTTCTCGCGGCTGTAAAGTAACCGTGTTGCCAGCGCAGGCAACGGCTAAAGAGGCGTTGGCACTGAATCCTGATGGCGTATTCTTGTCAAATGGACCTGGTGACCCAGAGCCATGTGACTACGCAATTTCCGCAATTAAAACGATTGTAGACAAAGGTATTCCTACTTTCGGTATCTGTTTAGGCCATCAATTGTTAGCGCTTGCGTCTGGTGCTAAGACCTTGAAAATGAAATTCGGTCATCATGGTGCAAACCATCCGGTGCAAGATGTGGAAACTAAACGTGTTTATATTACTAGCCAAAACCACGGTTTTGCAGCGGATGTAGATACTTTGCCAGCAAACGTTAAAGTAACGCATGTGTCGTTGTTTGATGGTAGCTTGCAAGGTATCGCACGTACTGATAAACCAGCATTCAGTTTCCAAGGCCACCCAGAGGCTAGCCCTGGCCCAACTGAAATGAGCTACTTGTTCGATAAGTTCATCGACTTGATGCGTGCGCAGTAA